One Paenibacillus riograndensis SBR5 DNA segment encodes these proteins:
- a CDS encoding S8 family peptidase gives MREKLWVKQYASKMNRPLRNEIRKTFHSGKSSAALPVIVQFKHKITPSRMLALHKHLGAHSFAIKHRIPMLNALSSRVSVNCLKRLCCWEGVHKVHLDHIKSISLDIATPSIGAAAVQSKRGLTGKGINIAVLDTGVFPHPDLVRPVNRIVAFKDFVNHRKRPYDDNGHGTHITGDAAGNGWSSRGKYRGPAPEAGIVGVKVLDINGDGYDSTIIKGIEWCIAEKKRLKLRILSMSFGGPISTSCRDDLLCQAVEKAVQAGLTVVIAAGNSGPGRKTIESPGISPAAVTVGAVDDRRTLPQKDDRITFYSSRGPTPCGKIKPDLVAPGESVISLRAPGSQLARNFPYLRIGKQYFVLSGTSVSTPIVSGAAAQLLQSCPSLTPRQVKARLKRNAFRLGLKPNTAGSGEINMRFLLGKR, from the coding sequence ATGCGCGAAAAACTGTGGGTGAAGCAGTATGCTTCCAAAATGAACCGTCCACTGAGGAACGAAATTCGTAAAACATTTCATTCCGGCAAGTCATCAGCGGCGCTGCCTGTTATTGTTCAATTCAAACACAAGATAACCCCAAGCAGAATGTTGGCCTTACACAAGCATCTAGGCGCACATAGTTTTGCTATTAAACACCGTATTCCTATGCTTAACGCCCTTTCCTCCCGTGTCTCCGTGAATTGTCTGAAACGGCTGTGCTGCTGGGAAGGTGTTCATAAGGTACATCTGGATCATATCAAATCCATATCGCTGGATATTGCCACTCCTTCCATTGGTGCGGCAGCTGTTCAAAGCAAGCGGGGACTTACCGGAAAAGGCATCAATATCGCCGTGCTCGACACCGGAGTATTCCCCCACCCCGATCTGGTCCGTCCCGTGAACCGTATCGTGGCCTTCAAGGATTTCGTCAACCACCGGAAACGTCCTTATGACGATAACGGCCATGGCACACATATTACCGGGGATGCGGCTGGCAACGGCTGGAGCAGCAGAGGAAAGTACAGAGGCCCTGCACCGGAAGCAGGCATAGTAGGCGTTAAAGTGCTGGATATCAACGGAGATGGTTATGACTCTACGATCATAAAAGGCATAGAATGGTGTATTGCGGAGAAGAAACGGTTAAAGCTGCGCATTCTGTCCATGTCGTTCGGCGGACCTATAAGCACATCCTGCAGGGACGACCTGCTCTGCCAGGCTGTAGAAAAAGCCGTCCAGGCCGGACTTACCGTTGTAATCGCCGCAGGCAACAGCGGACCCGGGCGCAAGACGATTGAGTCACCGGGCATCAGCCCTGCGGCGGTGACGGTTGGAGCTGTAGATGACCGCCGGACCCTCCCGCAAAAAGATGATCGCATTACTTTCTACTCCAGCCGGGGTCCAACACCCTGCGGGAAAATTAAACCGGATCTTGTAGCCCCGGGAGAATCCGTCATTTCACTTCGCGCCCCCGGCTCCCAGCTGGCCCGGAATTTCCCGTACCTGCGGATCGGCAAACAATATTTCGTGCTGTCAGGTACCAGTGTCTCTACTCCTATCGTCTCCGGGGCCGCCGCCCAGCTGCTGCAGAGCTGTCCTTCGCTCACGCCCCGCCAGGTAAAGGCCCGGCTGAAGAGAAACGCATTCCGGCTTGGCTTGAAGCCGAATACCGCAGGCAGCGGGGAGATCAATATGCGGTTTCTGCTTGGAAAGAGATGA
- a CDS encoding UbiD family decarboxylase, giving the protein MRYRSMEECIVDLEKHGHLVRIQEEVDPNLEMAAIHLKVYEAGGPALLFEKVKGSRYRAVSNLFGTIERSKFIFRDTWESSQDVIALRSDPMKALKQPFKYIGTGLAARKALPLKKGNGIPAGFEEIQISDLPQIKHWPGDGGAFVTLPQVYSEDPDKPGIMNSNLGMYRIQLSGNEYEINKEVGVHYQIHRGIGIHQTKATKRGQPLKVSCFIGGPPAHTLSAVMPLPEGLSEMTFAGLLAGRHFRYSYVDGFCVSRDADFVITGEIHPGETRPEGPFGDHLGYYSLTHPFPVMKVHKVYAKQGAIFPFTVVGRPPQEDTSFGELIHELTGGAVKQEVPGVKEVHAVDAAGVHPLLFAIGSERYTPYQQLKQPAELLTIANRILGTGQLSLAKYLFITAEEERPVSTHNIEDFLAYILERINLHRDIHFQTNTTIDTLDYSGTGINSGSKVVFAAVGEQKRTLCTEVPVILENLENLQGFGQAKMIMPGIVALQGPKFTDYAEARKETDKLGAAVQEQGALDTCPMIILCDDSTFMSETLSNFLWATFTRSNPSHDIYGVNSGVENKHWFCDNVIIDARVKPHQAPPLVPDAEVERKIERFFVQGAVLGGLNVKRI; this is encoded by the coding sequence ATGAGATACCGCAGTATGGAAGAATGTATTGTTGATTTGGAGAAACATGGACATTTGGTCCGCATACAGGAGGAAGTCGATCCTAATCTGGAGATGGCCGCGATTCATCTGAAGGTCTATGAGGCAGGCGGTCCGGCCCTGCTTTTTGAGAAAGTCAAAGGCTCGCGGTACCGCGCTGTGTCAAACCTGTTCGGGACTATAGAACGCAGCAAATTTATCTTCCGCGATACCTGGGAATCGTCCCAGGATGTGATCGCTTTACGCAGTGATCCCATGAAGGCGCTCAAGCAGCCCTTCAAATACATCGGGACAGGGCTGGCTGCCAGAAAAGCGCTCCCGCTGAAGAAAGGAAACGGTATACCGGCCGGCTTCGAGGAGATTCAGATCTCGGATCTGCCGCAGATTAAGCATTGGCCCGGCGATGGCGGCGCTTTTGTCACTCTGCCGCAGGTCTATTCCGAGGACCCCGACAAGCCGGGGATCATGAATTCCAATCTGGGCATGTACCGTATCCAGCTAAGCGGCAATGAGTATGAGATCAATAAGGAAGTCGGTGTGCATTATCAGATTCACCGGGGCATTGGCATTCATCAGACCAAGGCTACGAAAAGAGGACAGCCGCTCAAGGTCAGCTGCTTCATCGGAGGACCTCCCGCGCATACCTTGTCGGCAGTTATGCCTTTGCCCGAAGGGCTGAGCGAGATGACCTTTGCCGGGCTGCTGGCGGGCCGCCACTTCCGGTACAGCTATGTGGACGGCTTTTGTGTCAGCCGTGACGCCGATTTTGTAATTACTGGCGAGATTCATCCCGGCGAGACGCGGCCGGAGGGGCCTTTTGGCGACCATCTGGGCTACTACAGCCTGACCCATCCGTTCCCTGTGATGAAAGTGCATAAGGTTTATGCCAAGCAAGGGGCGATCTTCCCGTTCACTGTCGTCGGACGCCCGCCGCAGGAGGATACCTCTTTCGGGGAACTGATTCATGAATTGACGGGCGGTGCGGTGAAGCAGGAGGTGCCGGGAGTTAAAGAGGTGCATGCTGTAGATGCCGCAGGCGTGCATCCTTTACTGTTCGCTATTGGCAGTGAGCGCTATACCCCTTACCAGCAACTGAAGCAGCCGGCGGAGCTGCTGACCATCGCGAACCGGATACTGGGAACCGGCCAGCTTAGTCTAGCCAAGTACCTGTTCATTACTGCCGAAGAAGAGCGGCCGGTCAGCACGCACAACATCGAGGACTTCCTGGCCTATATTCTGGAGCGGATTAATCTGCACCGGGACATTCATTTTCAGACCAATACTACAATAGACACACTGGATTATTCCGGCACAGGGATTAACAGCGGCAGTAAAGTGGTATTTGCAGCGGTGGGAGAACAGAAGCGGACCTTATGTACGGAGGTGCCGGTGATACTGGAGAATCTGGAGAATCTGCAAGGGTTCGGACAGGCCAAAATGATTATGCCGGGGATCGTGGCCCTGCAGGGACCGAAGTTCACGGATTATGCGGAAGCACGGAAGGAAACGGACAAGCTGGGCGCCGCGGTTCAAGAGCAGGGGGCTCTGGATACCTGCCCGATGATTATTTTATGTGATGACAGCACGTTCATGAGTGAAACATTGAGCAACTTCCTCTGGGCAACCTTCACGCGCAGCAATCCTTCGCATGATATTTATGGGGTGAACAGCGGCGTAGAGAACAAGCACTGGTTCTGTGATAATGTGATCATCGATGCCCGTGTGAAGCCGCATCAGGCGCCGCCGCTGGTCCCGGATGCGGAGGTGGAGCGGAAGATTGAGCGCTTTTTTGTACAGGGAGCTGTGCTGGGCGGATTGAACGTGAAGAGAATTTGA
- a CDS encoding amidase → MLLNSTSLIAKDIPDRMQNKLHPSWDLFRERYERLEPHIHAFAVEANAGERLDAAAKHLLDTYRGTEAKPAFYGVPVGIKDLLHVEGLLTRAGSGLPAAVLSGQEGSLIRRLRSLGALIAGKTVTEEFAYNGPIATRNPHDLSHTPGGSSAGSAAAVAAGLCPLALGTQTLRSVIAPASFCGVVGFKPSYGRVPLDGVILLAPSFDTIGFFTQNVSDMQAAAALLIPDWNHGSRQAGRKPVLGIPRGIYMELMSGGVKAAFTAQIEGLQQKGYTVKQVNMPWEDEFIYGDAMLRFLEGEMAREHAAWFERFADIYGAPVREAILRGREITDTELEMYRRRQARLCRELETARAAQGVDLWVSPAQGGTAPKIGEGTGWPGMTAIWTFAGCPAVSLPSASIDNLPLGFQCIGSYGQDEALAAWAQQISEDL, encoded by the coding sequence ATGCTTCTCAATTCAACTTCCTTGATTGCTAAGGACATTCCGGATCGAATGCAGAACAAACTGCATCCATCATGGGATTTGTTCCGGGAGCGCTATGAACGGCTGGAACCTCACATTCATGCCTTTGCAGTTGAAGCGAATGCGGGAGAACGGCTGGACGCTGCAGCGAAACATTTGCTTGATACCTACAGGGGAACAGAGGCGAAGCCGGCTTTTTACGGAGTTCCTGTAGGCATTAAGGACCTGCTGCATGTGGAGGGATTGCTAACCCGGGCCGGGTCCGGTCTGCCGGCTGCGGTGTTGTCCGGGCAGGAAGGATCGCTGATTAGACGGCTTCGTTCATTGGGTGCTTTGATCGCCGGCAAAACGGTCACCGAAGAATTTGCCTACAACGGCCCTATCGCAACACGCAATCCGCACGATCTATCTCATACTCCTGGCGGTTCAAGTGCGGGGTCGGCGGCAGCGGTTGCCGCAGGATTATGCCCGCTGGCGTTGGGGACCCAGACACTTCGTTCCGTGATTGCCCCTGCTTCCTTTTGCGGGGTGGTAGGCTTCAAGCCAAGCTATGGAAGAGTGCCGCTGGATGGTGTTATTTTGCTGGCCCCTTCCTTTGATACCATAGGATTCTTCACACAAAATGTATCTGATATGCAGGCTGCGGCAGCCCTGCTCATCCCGGACTGGAACCACGGTTCCCGGCAAGCTGGCCGAAAACCGGTGCTGGGCATCCCCCGAGGAATATATATGGAACTGATGAGCGGTGGGGTCAAAGCAGCTTTTACTGCACAAATCGAAGGTCTTCAGCAAAAGGGCTATACAGTGAAGCAGGTGAATATGCCTTGGGAGGATGAATTTATCTACGGGGACGCCATGCTGCGGTTTCTGGAGGGGGAAATGGCACGAGAGCATGCCGCATGGTTCGAGCGATTTGCAGACATCTATGGGGCTCCAGTAAGGGAGGCTATTCTCCGGGGACGGGAAATCACCGATACGGAGCTGGAGATGTACCGCCGCAGACAGGCCAGGCTGTGCCGGGAGCTGGAAACAGCCCGGGCGGCACAAGGCGTGGACCTCTGGGTATCGCCGGCGCAAGGCGGAACCGCACCAAAGATCGGTGAGGGCACCGGGTGGCCCGGAATGACCGCCATCTGGACCTTTGCCGGCTGCCCGGCTGTCAGCCTTCCATCTGCCAGTATTGACAACCTGCCGCTCGGTTTCCAGTGCATCGGCAGTTACGGCCAAGATGAAGCACTGGCGGCCTGGGCGCAGCAGATTTCAGAAGACTTGTAA
- a CDS encoding helix-turn-helix transcriptional regulator, with translation MKMDRLLGIVVYLLNRETVSARELAEKFEVSPRTIQRDMASISLAGIPVGSQQGLNGGYYIIDSYKMNRQLLQSEDYTYILAALKGLLSGYDSLRAQSTVEIMTSLAPDKAALGPMLQLNLGVLREGEGTGGNIALVEKAIREKIWLGFQYTDARGGVTDRGVEPLLLTYKWYAWYLFAYCCDKQDYRLFRLSRMRSVHLMSQTFTLTHKDAELLLSEHSDLRPQTKVRLACMAEHKVLLQEAFPQAELLEEREGELLMSFTVPEEEQGWFGKLLEYSQRITVLEPEELRLRMHTQAAFILEKYR, from the coding sequence ATGAAAATGGACCGTCTGCTGGGGATCGTGGTCTATCTCCTTAACCGTGAAACGGTTAGTGCCCGGGAGCTGGCTGAGAAGTTTGAAGTGTCGCCGCGTACCATCCAGCGGGATATGGCGTCCATCAGTCTTGCCGGAATTCCTGTAGGCTCGCAGCAGGGGCTGAATGGCGGCTACTACATCATAGACAGCTATAAAATGAACAGGCAGCTCCTCCAATCCGAAGATTATACATATATTCTTGCTGCGCTGAAAGGCCTGCTATCCGGGTATGACAGCCTGCGGGCACAGAGCACCGTTGAGATTATGACTTCCCTTGCTCCCGATAAAGCGGCACTTGGGCCAATGCTCCAGCTGAACCTGGGCGTGCTGCGTGAAGGAGAGGGGACGGGCGGAAATATAGCTCTGGTGGAAAAGGCCATAAGAGAGAAAATATGGCTTGGATTTCAGTATACGGATGCCCGCGGCGGCGTAACGGACAGAGGGGTGGAGCCGCTGCTTCTGACGTATAAATGGTACGCCTGGTATCTGTTCGCATATTGCTGCGACAAGCAGGATTACCGGCTGTTCCGGCTCTCCCGGATGCGGTCCGTTCACCTGATGTCCCAGACATTTACTCTGACGCATAAGGATGCGGAGCTGCTTCTGTCTGAGCATAGCGACCTCCGGCCGCAGACAAAAGTCCGTCTGGCCTGTATGGCAGAGCACAAGGTGCTGCTCCAGGAGGCGTTTCCGCAAGCAGAGCTGCTGGAGGAGCGCGAAGGTGAACTCCTGATGTCCTTTACGGTCCCGGAAGAGGAGCAGGGCTGGTTCGGAAAGCTGCTGGAGTACAGTCAACGGATCACGGTGCTTGAACCAGAGGAGCTGCGGCTGAGAATGCACACCCAAGCTGCATTTATATTGGAAAAATACCGCTGA
- a CDS encoding aminoglycoside adenylyltransferase domain-containing protein has product MNIQVEPILDRFTAIFKEELKADLAGIYLHGSLAMGCFNPVGSDIDILVVIRTPLPHYRAARIAQKLLSLRDEIANGLEISVIREAVLASVTCPTPCELHFSDYHRERYRVDADYLCGGYEDADLASQIAVAYYRGRTLYGEPLARQYPPVNPSAYLSSILHDIADAAAEIMDNPMYITLNLCRVLYYLQEGKIASKREGGEWGTASLPPEFKELVQVCLNQYNGVPEDRQVQPGQWTAFAGYMLGVIDKKAAGDA; this is encoded by the coding sequence ATGAACATTCAGGTGGAGCCGATTCTGGACCGGTTTACGGCGATTTTCAAAGAAGAATTAAAAGCAGACCTGGCAGGGATCTACCTGCATGGCTCCCTGGCAATGGGGTGCTTCAATCCGGTTGGGAGTGATATCGACATTCTGGTGGTAATCCGCACACCGCTTCCGCATTACCGCGCAGCAAGAATCGCACAAAAGCTGCTGTCCCTGCGTGATGAGATAGCAAACGGCCTGGAGATTAGTGTTATCCGGGAAGCAGTACTTGCATCCGTGACCTGTCCGACGCCATGTGAGCTGCATTTCTCCGATTACCACCGGGAGAGGTACCGGGTGGATGCGGATTATCTATGTGGAGGTTATGAGGACGCAGACCTGGCCTCACAAATCGCTGTCGCTTATTACCGGGGCAGAACGTTATACGGGGAACCTCTGGCCAGGCAATATCCTCCGGTCAATCCCAGCGCCTACTTGTCCTCTATCCTGCATGACATCGCGGATGCGGCAGCGGAGATTATGGATAACCCGATGTACATAACCTTGAATTTATGCCGCGTGCTGTATTACTTACAGGAGGGCAAGATCGCTTCGAAAAGAGAAGGCGGAGAGTGGGGAACAGCGAGTCTGCCGCCGGAGTTCAAGGAACTCGTGCAGGTCTGCCTGAATCAATATAATGGAGTTCCGGAGGACAGACAGGTGCAGCCCGGTCAGTGGACCGCTTTTGCCGGATATATGCTGGGCGTTATTGATAAGAAAGCGGCAGGTGATGCATGA
- a CDS encoding TetR/AcrR family transcriptional regulator, with protein sequence MMSKRDDILSATLDLIDEEGLQSVTIAKIMKRANVGSGTLFNYFSNKEELVNEVYKSARQHMGEALLRNYNPGLSLYERFKYLQLNRLHFGLSSPKEFLFIDSYSYSPYISADLRKMEDASREIMLSLIEEGQTQGLFKEMDPHLSHQIIHGIMVSIVKGFIIQKYPLDDLQVQQTLEACWKAIRV encoded by the coding sequence ATGATGAGTAAACGCGACGATATCCTTAGCGCCACATTGGATCTGATTGATGAGGAAGGGCTGCAGTCTGTGACTATTGCCAAAATCATGAAGAGAGCAAATGTGGGCTCCGGCACGCTTTTCAACTATTTTAGCAATAAAGAAGAGTTAGTGAACGAGGTGTACAAGTCAGCGCGCCAACATATGGGCGAAGCCTTGCTGCGCAATTACAATCCCGGTCTTAGCCTGTATGAAAGATTCAAATACCTGCAGCTGAACAGGCTGCATTTTGGATTATCCTCTCCAAAGGAATTTCTGTTCATCGACAGCTATTCCTATTCTCCTTACATTTCGGCCGATCTCCGCAAAATGGAGGATGCTTCGCGGGAGATCATGCTCTCTCTGATTGAAGAAGGACAAACTCAGGGATTATTCAAGGAAATGGACCCGCACTTGTCCCATCAGATTATTCACGGGATTATGGTATCCATCGTCAAGGGTTTCATCATTCAAAAATACCCCCTGGACGATTTGCAGGTACAGCAGACTCTGGAGGCGTGTTGGAAGGCCATCAGAGTGTAA
- a CDS encoding oxidoreductase produces the protein MMSKVWLITGSSRGLGLEIAKAVLNNGDKVVATARRPEQLNSLVQKYGDQVRTTELDVTNAASAKAAVQLALDEFGSLDVIVNNAGYANSSPIEETPDEDFRAQIEANLFGVINVTKAALPVLRKQRSGHFIQISSVGGRVGGTPGLAAYQAAKFAVAGFSEVLHNEVKPLGIKVTIVEPGAFRTDWGGASMSIPPVGEDYEQTVGAMNRYRISVNGKENGDPVRAAGIIAGLARLEEPPLRLLLGPEAVALARAASEARAEEMEKWADISMSTNYEGLSERVDNPVLQRIKNPAP, from the coding sequence ATGATGAGTAAAGTATGGCTGATTACCGGCAGCTCGCGTGGTCTAGGTCTGGAAATTGCCAAGGCGGTCTTAAATAATGGGGATAAAGTGGTGGCAACTGCCCGCCGTCCAGAGCAGCTTAACAGTCTTGTACAGAAATATGGCGATCAGGTGCGCACAACTGAGCTGGATGTCACAAATGCTGCTTCAGCCAAAGCGGCAGTCCAGCTGGCACTGGATGAATTCGGATCGCTGGATGTGATAGTGAACAATGCCGGTTATGCGAACAGCTCTCCCATTGAGGAGACGCCTGACGAGGATTTCCGGGCACAAATTGAAGCCAATCTGTTCGGGGTGATCAATGTGACCAAAGCTGCGCTGCCGGTCCTGCGCAAGCAGCGCAGCGGACATTTCATTCAGATTTCATCCGTCGGCGGACGGGTGGGAGGGACACCGGGGCTTGCAGCTTATCAGGCGGCTAAGTTTGCGGTTGCGGGCTTCTCGGAGGTGCTTCATAACGAAGTAAAACCGCTTGGCATCAAGGTCACCATCGTAGAACCGGGAGCCTTCCGTACCGATTGGGGCGGGGCTTCGATGAGCATCCCTCCCGTCGGAGAGGACTATGAGCAGACTGTGGGGGCGATGAATAGATACCGTATATCCGTAAACGGAAAAGAGAACGGCGATCCGGTCCGTGCCGCCGGGATCATCGCAGGCCTGGCCCGGCTGGAGGAGCCCCCGCTGCGTCTTTTGCTAGGTCCCGAAGCAGTAGCATTGGCCCGTGCAGCCTCGGAAGCCCGTGCGGAAGAAATGGAGAAGTGGGCTGACATAAGCATGTCCACCAATTATGAGGGTCTGAGTGAAAGGGTAGACAATCCAGTTCTTCAGCGGATCAAGAACCCGGCACCTTGA
- a CDS encoding LytTR family DNA-binding domain-containing protein, producing MKITIESIPEDSEPEIILRCNDPDEAVLKLLYSIQAMAASRKLIGMTDLQMHIIDPDEVYYFEAVDHKVFIYCAEKVYESRLKLYEIEQAYAHRDFFRASKSTVLNIAKIKSVSPLLYGRFEALLHNGEKVIISRQYVPVLRQKLGL from the coding sequence ATGAAAATCACCATTGAGAGCATACCGGAAGACAGCGAGCCTGAGATTATTTTAAGGTGCAATGATCCGGATGAAGCGGTGCTGAAGCTGCTGTATTCGATTCAAGCTATGGCGGCTTCCAGGAAGCTGATCGGGATGACCGATCTTCAAATGCATATCATCGATCCCGATGAGGTGTATTATTTTGAGGCGGTGGACCACAAGGTTTTTATCTATTGTGCCGAGAAGGTGTATGAATCCAGGCTGAAGCTGTATGAGATTGAGCAGGCTTATGCGCACAGGGATTTTTTTAGAGCCTCGAAGTCGACCGTCCTGAATATTGCCAAAATTAAGTCCGTCAGCCCGCTCCTTTACGGCAGATTCGAAGCTTTGCTGCACAATGGCGAAAAGGTCATCATTTCCCGGCAATATGTTCCTGTGCTCAGGCAAAAACTAGGACTCTGA
- a CDS encoding FAD/NAD(P)-binding protein — protein sequence MSLEALNERVVTDLSYLAYGGADWVRPLSHPEGHVYDVVIVGGGQSGLGAAFGLLRERISNILVIDENSEGAEGPWETYARMVTLRTPKHLTSVDLGIPSLTFRSWWEAQNGAEGWEAIDKIPRGEWMNYLRWYRRVLGLPVINEVQLKLIEPCEKGIHRLHISGAGAPAGQLLARKVVLATGIQGGGEWYVPPMVADHLPKALYAHTSEAIDCNSLRGKRIAVLGGGASAFDNANFLLTEGAAEAHVFVRREQLPNINPIRQMEVSGMIERFHTLPDSDKYAVISHFFKTNQPPTNDTFARAAAWPGFQLHLGSPWLKVEAIGDKAVVTTPKGECSFDFLVVSTGLLSDPGLRPELRLVDGHIARWSDRYEAPPGLANPLLDAHPYLSPGFALQSRDEAGRALVHGLFVFNYSALASCGLSASAISGMKNAVPKLVAGVADQLFTDDREAILNAFFTYDEVEFTGVWPLKTLG from the coding sequence ATGAGCCTGGAAGCCTTAAATGAACGTGTGGTCACCGATCTTTCCTATCTTGCTTATGGAGGCGCAGATTGGGTAAGGCCGCTGAGCCACCCTGAAGGCCATGTGTATGATGTTGTGATTGTCGGCGGTGGACAAAGCGGCCTGGGAGCGGCTTTTGGGTTGTTGCGTGAACGGATATCCAACATTCTGGTCATTGACGAGAACAGCGAGGGAGCCGAGGGACCCTGGGAGACTTATGCGCGGATGGTCACCCTGCGGACACCCAAACATCTAACTTCTGTGGATCTTGGAATTCCTTCACTGACCTTCCGTTCCTGGTGGGAGGCGCAGAACGGGGCTGAGGGCTGGGAAGCCATAGACAAGATCCCGCGCGGCGAGTGGATGAACTATCTGCGCTGGTACCGCAGGGTCCTGGGCTTGCCCGTAATCAATGAGGTTCAGCTTAAGCTGATAGAGCCGTGCGAAAAGGGGATTCACCGCCTGCATATTTCAGGTGCGGGGGCTCCCGCCGGGCAATTGTTGGCACGCAAGGTTGTGCTGGCCACGGGCATCCAGGGCGGAGGCGAATGGTATGTGCCGCCGATGGTGGCTGACCATCTGCCGAAAGCTCTATACGCCCATACCTCCGAAGCGATAGATTGCAATTCCCTGCGCGGGAAACGAATTGCAGTTCTCGGCGGCGGAGCCTCGGCCTTCGACAATGCGAATTTTCTGCTCACGGAGGGGGCCGCGGAGGCCCATGTGTTTGTCCGCCGCGAGCAGCTTCCGAATATCAACCCCATCCGCCAGATGGAGGTATCGGGTATGATTGAACGCTTTCATACCTTGCCTGATTCTGATAAGTACGCTGTAATCTCGCATTTTTTCAAAACCAATCAGCCGCCGACCAACGATACCTTCGCCCGTGCGGCAGCTTGGCCGGGCTTCCAGCTTCACCTCGGTTCACCGTGGCTGAAGGTGGAAGCGATCGGCGACAAGGCGGTGGTGACAACGCCAAAGGGGGAATGCTCCTTTGACTTTTTGGTGGTCAGCACCGGACTGCTCAGCGACCCGGGGCTGCGTCCGGAGCTGCGGCTGGTAGACGGCCATATCGCCCGCTGGAGCGACCGCTATGAGGCGCCGCCGGGGCTGGCGAACCCGCTGCTGGATGCGCATCCGTATCTCAGTCCGGGCTTTGCGCTCCAAAGCCGGGATGAAGCAGGCCGGGCGCTTGTTCACGGGCTGTTCGTTTTCAACTATTCAGCGCTGGCCAGCTGCGGCCTGTCGGCTTCGGCCATCTCCGGCATGAAAAATGCCGTGCCGAAGCTTGTAGCCGGGGTGGCCGACCAGCTGTTCACGGATGACCGCGAAGCCATCTTGAATGCTTTTTTCACTTATGATGAGGTTGAATTTACCGGAGTGTGGCCTTTGAAAACGCTGGGCTGA
- a CDS encoding GNAT family N-acetyltransferase, with amino-acid sequence MEVLETQRLTIRGFQPEDWEDLHEYLSREEVVRYEPYGVFDEQASQAEALRRSADPAFWAVCLKESGKMIGNLYFQQQEPLTFRTWELGYVFNSAFHNKGYAAEACQRLLEYAFCDQQVRRVTAHCDPRNTPSWRLLERLQLRREGHLLQTGYFKHDHEGHPLWHDTYAYGILDSEWLNSSQADSQRRKV; translated from the coding sequence ATGGAAGTTCTGGAAACACAGCGGTTAACGATAAGAGGCTTCCAGCCGGAGGACTGGGAGGATCTGCATGAATATCTTTCCCGGGAAGAGGTGGTGAGGTACGAGCCTTATGGGGTTTTTGATGAGCAAGCGAGCCAAGCGGAGGCACTTCGGCGGTCTGCGGACCCTGCCTTTTGGGCGGTATGCCTGAAGGAGTCCGGGAAAATGATCGGAAATCTGTATTTTCAGCAGCAGGAGCCGCTGACATTCCGGACTTGGGAACTTGGCTATGTCTTCAACAGTGCATTCCATAACAAGGGTTATGCGGCGGAGGCTTGTCAAAGGTTACTGGAATATGCTTTCTGTGATCAGCAGGTCCGAAGAGTGACCGCGCACTGTGATCCCCGCAACACTCCCTCCTGGCGTCTGCTGGAGCGTCTGCAGCTCCGGCGGGAAGGGCATTTGCTTCAGACCGGATATTTTAAACATGACCATGAAGGACATCCGCTCTGGCATGACACCTATGCCTATGGCATCCTAGATAGCGAATGGCTGAACAGCAGCCAGGCTGATTCGCAGAGGCGGAAGGTATAG